From the Candidatus Tanganyikabacteria bacterium genome, one window contains:
- a CDS encoding phosphatidylserine/phosphatidylglycerophosphate/cardiolipin synthase family protein, protein MRKANLLLPLLLTACGSLPVAPVGPPPPANLAAAATPRAYSAREAVETVVAALSRQAAGGGLARQDLPLRFRASENNAVDWLPQGEAFARQMADIERARRFVIVHNFIISDTITGRRMAGALVAAARRGVRVALTYDTFGTSVYGGGADKIVREMREAGVQVAANSLLKFQRMEHQKIALIDSESGPIYYTGGQGWDDKYSGWGAVPAWNDGAFRVLGDAATQQLCFELWQLAERGVAVVPPGLDGSRAAEHLMRTYFGGGGGSPGRKRVTPLNNLTWDMRPVSDELYRRIDDPGVREIRVAMPYVTDPVALSKLRAAVRRNVSVLFLIPGKSDAEPSQIVTVDAAAGMAREAGPHTAVQVRSWETPETGPAMAHQKFVVFIRSRAGSGRVLDGAVVGGSHNLTAVEGRSGEENNDILVEDAEFAGRMSGLFDRQFQQSAVVPLPGVAMAGIAKIVGTLLRPVM, encoded by the coding sequence ATGCGCAAAGCGAACCTGCTGCTGCCCCTGCTGCTCACTGCCTGCGGCTCCTTGCCGGTCGCACCGGTTGGACCGCCGCCGCCTGCGAATCTGGCAGCCGCTGCCACTCCCCGGGCATACTCCGCGCGCGAGGCCGTGGAGACCGTGGTCGCGGCCTTGAGCCGGCAAGCAGCCGGTGGGGGCCTGGCGCGGCAGGACCTGCCGCTTCGCTTTCGCGCCAGCGAGAACAACGCGGTCGACTGGCTACCGCAGGGCGAGGCATTCGCTCGGCAGATGGCAGACATCGAGCGGGCACGCCGCTTCGTGATCGTCCACAACTTCATCATCAGCGATACGATCACGGGCCGGCGCATGGCCGGGGCCCTGGTGGCGGCAGCCCGCCGCGGCGTGCGGGTGGCGCTGACCTACGACACGTTCGGCACCAGCGTCTACGGGGGCGGTGCCGACAAGATCGTCCGCGAGATGCGGGAGGCGGGCGTGCAGGTCGCCGCGAACTCGTTGCTCAAGTTCCAGCGCATGGAGCACCAGAAGATCGCCCTGATCGACTCGGAGAGCGGGCCGATCTACTACACCGGCGGGCAGGGCTGGGATGACAAGTACAGCGGCTGGGGCGCGGTCCCCGCGTGGAACGACGGCGCGTTCCGGGTGCTGGGTGATGCCGCGACGCAGCAGCTGTGCTTCGAGTTGTGGCAACTCGCCGAGCGCGGGGTGGCGGTCGTGCCGCCAGGCCTCGACGGTAGCCGGGCGGCCGAGCACCTCATGCGGACTTACTTCGGCGGCGGTGGCGGGAGTCCCGGCCGGAAGCGGGTCACGCCGCTCAACAACCTGACCTGGGACATGCGCCCGGTCTCCGACGAGCTGTATCGTCGCATCGACGATCCCGGCGTGCGGGAGATCCGCGTCGCGATGCCCTACGTGACCGACCCGGTGGCGCTTTCCAAGCTGCGGGCGGCCGTCCGGCGCAATGTCTCGGTCCTGTTCCTGATTCCCGGCAAGAGCGACGCCGAGCCCTCGCAAATAGTGACCGTCGACGCGGCCGCTGGAATGGCCCGGGAGGCCGGGCCGCATACGGCCGTGCAGGTGCGCTCGTGGGAGACGCCCGAAACCGGGCCGGCGATGGCGCACCAGAAGTTCGTCGTCTTCATTCGCAGCCGGGCGGGAAGCGGGCGCGTCCTCGACGGGGCAGTGGTCGGCGGCAGCCACAACCTGACCGCGGTCGAGGGGCGCTCGGGCGAGGAGAACAACGACATCCTCGTGGAGGATGCCGAGTTTGCCGGCAGGATGAGCGGCTTGTTCGATCGCCAGTTCCAGCAATCGGCCGTGGTACCGCTGCCCGGGGTGGCCATGGCGGGCATCGCGAAGATCGTCGGCACCCTGCTCCGACCGGTCATGTAG
- a CDS encoding type II toxin-antitoxin system VapC family toxin → MMEALYVESSALAAILLEGNREFDAAFERRCARIMSSLTLLESRRVLRRANLDGRVGPEGCARSLRRIEALRGRSQILPIDEDVLREAEQRFPVEPVRSLDAIHLATALIWSAAVGPVTVASLDRRIRDNAVALGLTVVP, encoded by the coding sequence ATGATGGAAGCCCTCTACGTGGAATCAAGCGCCCTCGCGGCAATCCTGCTCGAGGGGAACCGCGAGTTCGATGCGGCTTTCGAAAGGCGTTGCGCCCGAATTATGTCGTCGCTGACGCTCCTCGAGTCGCGGCGCGTCCTGCGTCGAGCGAACCTCGATGGCCGCGTGGGTCCGGAGGGGTGTGCGCGCTCCCTGCGGCGGATCGAGGCACTGCGAGGCCGGAGTCAGATCTTGCCGATCGATGAGGACGTCTTGCGGGAGGCCGAGCAGCGATTCCCGGTCGAGCCCGTGCGGAGCCTTGACGCCATCCACCTCGCGACCGCCTTGATCTGGAGTGCCGCCGTCGGGCCGGTCACGGTGGCCTCGCTCGATCGACGGATCCGTGACAACGCGGTGGCACTGGGTCTCACCGTCGTTCCTTGA
- a CDS encoding type II toxin-antitoxin system VapC family toxin, whose translation MILYLDTSSLLKLFFTEPHSDLVGHWIEGASQTATSIVTYVEVHSAVGRRLDGISLDSSAAQQVLGDFRARWHELMRLPVDWPPAGEVSYRHKLRALDGIHLSAAIALRTGASGRPVAFSSFDRRLSAAAAAEGFDVLTA comes from the coding sequence TTGATCCTCTACCTCGACACGAGCAGCCTGTTGAAGCTCTTCTTCACGGAGCCCCACTCCGACCTCGTCGGGCACTGGATCGAAGGTGCCAGCCAGACTGCGACGTCCATCGTGACCTACGTCGAGGTGCATTCGGCCGTGGGGCGGCGGCTGGACGGGATCTCCCTCGATTCCAGCGCGGCACAGCAGGTGCTGGGCGACTTCCGCGCGCGCTGGCACGAGCTCATGCGCCTACCCGTGGACTGGCCGCCGGCTGGTGAAGTGTCCTACCGGCACAAGCTGCGAGCCCTCGATGGAATCCACCTCTCGGCGGCGATCGCCTTGCGAACGGGTGCCAGCGGCAGACCGGTGGCGTTCTCATCGTTCGATCGGCGGCTCAGCGCCGCAGCCGCGGCCGAAGGCTTCGACGTCCTTACCGCTTGA
- a CDS encoding type II toxin-antitoxin system prevent-host-death family antitoxin, which produces MTRVGIRVLKAKLSEYVALANSGERVIVTDHGREVAELVPLGRSEDEMVLWEMVKTGRAEWSGRKFTPPGRRVTIVGRPISETMLEDREGGV; this is translated from the coding sequence ATGACAAGGGTGGGAATCCGGGTCTTGAAGGCCAAGCTGAGCGAGTACGTCGCGCTGGCGAACTCGGGAGAGCGCGTGATAGTCACCGATCACGGCAGGGAGGTCGCGGAGCTCGTTCCGCTGGGTCGCAGCGAAGACGAGATGGTCCTCTGGGAGATGGTCAAGACCGGCAGGGCCGAATGGTCTGGCAGGAAGTTCACTCCTCCGGGCCGGCGGGTCACGATCGTGGGCCGACCGATCTCGGAAACGATGCTCGAGGACCGGGAGGGTGGGGTTTGA